The Deefgea tanakiae DNA segment CATGCCAGCATCAATGCGGTGATCACCCTTCACAATGTTTTCGTAAACTTTAGTACGGCCATTCACGTCATCGGACTTCACAGTCAGCATCTCTTGCAATGTATATGCTGCACCATAAGCTTCCAATGCCCAAACCTCCATCTCACCGAAACGCTGACCACCGAACTGAGCTTTACCGCCCAATGGCTGTTGAGTAACGAGAGAATACGGTCCAGTTGAACGAGCATGCATCTTGTCATCCACCAAGTGATGAAGTTTCAAGTAATGCATCACACCCACAGTCACTTTACGTTCAAATGGTTCACCAGTGCGTCCATCAAACAGTTGCATCTGAGTTTTGCTGCTATTGAAGTCAAGTTGCTGCGTGCGTGGATCTTCATCCGGATACGCTAATTGCAACATTTCTTGAATTTCAGACTCATCTGCACCGTCAAATACTGGACTTGCAAAAGTCATACCAGTACGCAAGCCTTGCGCCAAATTCATGATTTCAGCGTCAGACAATTCGCTGATATCTTCAGCTTTGCCTTTTGACTTATAAATCTTGTTCAAGGTTTCACGAACTTCAGCAACATTACGTTGTTCACGTAGCATCGCATCAATTCGTTGACCAATCCCTTTAGCTGCCCAACCCAAATGCACTTCAAGAATCTGACCGATATTCATACGTGATGGAACGCCCAATGGGTTCAACACGATATCAACCGTTGTACCATCTGCCATGTGTGGCAAATCTTCAACTGGCAAGATCTTAGAAACTACACCCTTGTTACCGTGACGGCCGGCCATTTTATCGCCAGGTTGTAAGCGACGTTTAACGGCCACATACACTTTAACCATCTTAATAACACCAGGTGGCAACTCGTCACCTTGGGTCAATTTACGTTTTTTATCTTCAAAACGTAGTTCGAACTCTTGCTTCATTTGGGCGATCAAGTCTTTCATCGCTTCCAGTTGACGCGCGCCTTCTTCATCCGCAAGGCGAATATCGAACCAGTCATGCTTCGATACTTGGTCTGCCAAGTACTCAGAAGTAATTTCTGTGCCTTTCGCCAGACGCTTAGGACCACCATTAGCAACCTTGCCCACGATCATCCGTTCAATACGCTCGAACAAGTCATCGTTAACAATACGAAGTTGGTCATTCAAATCTTGGCGATAGCGACGCAACTGCTCGTCGATAATGGCTTGAGCGCGTTTATCGCGTTCGATGCCTTCACGTGTAAACACTTGCACGTCAATCACGGTACCTACCATGCCAGAAGGCACACGCAAGCTCGTATCTTTAACGTCAGATGCTTTTTCACCGAAGATTGCACGCAGTAGTTTTTCTTCTGGAGTCAGTTGAGTTTCGCCTTTTGGCGTTACTTTACCAACCAATACATCGCCAGCTTCAACTTCAGCACCAATGTAAACCACACCCGCTTCATCCAAACGACCCAGCATACGCTCAGACAAGTTTGAAATATCGCGGGTAATTTCTTCAGGGCCCAACTTCGTATCGCGAGCCATTACGTTCAACTCTTCGATATGGATCGAAGTATAACGGTCATCCGCAATCACTTTTTCGGAGATCAAAATTGAATCTTCGAAGTTGTAACCGTTCCAAGGCATGAAGGCGATGGTCATATTTTGACCCAAGGCCAACTCACCCAGATCAGTTGAAGCGCCGTCAGCTACCACATCACCTTTCTCGATACGATCACCTTTGACGACGATCGGACGTTGATTGGTATTGGTATTTTGATTCGAGCGGGTAAATTTAACCAAGTTGTAGATATCTACACCGGTCTCACCAGCCACAGTTTCGCTATCGTTAACACGAACCACGATACGGGTTGCATCAACAAAATCAACCACACCGCCACGCAAGGCAGTTACGGCAGTACCCGAGTCAGTCGCACATGTGCGCTCGATACCTGTACCCACCATTGGCGCTTCAGCACGCAAGCAAGGAACCGCTTGACGTTGCATGTTGGCGCCCATCAATGCACGGTTGGCGTCATCGTGTTCCAAGAATGGAATCAATGAAGCTGCAACAGAAACGATCTGGCTTGGTGCAACGTCCATGTATTGCACGCGATCTGGCGTTGCAACAATGGTTTCACCTGCTTCACGGCAAGTCACCAACTCATCGGTCAATTTGCTATCGTCATCTAAACCGGCATTCGCCTGAGCAATAACGTATTTACCTTCTTGGATCGCCGACAAGTATTCAATTTCAAGCGTCGCTTGACCATTGATTACTTTGCGGTATGGCGTTTCCAAGAAACCATATTCATTAGTACGTGCGTAGCAAGACAATGAATTGATCAAACCAATGTTTGGACCTTCCGGTGTTTCAATCGGACAAACACGGCCGTAATGCGTTGGATGTACGTCACGAACTTCAAAGCCTGCGCGCTCTCGCGTCAAACCACCTGGTCCAAGTGCCGATACACGGCGCTTGTGGGTAATTTCAGATAATGGATTCGTTTGGTCCATAAACTGCGACAACTGCGACGAACCGAAGAACTCTTTCACTGCGGCCGAAACTGGCTTGGCATTGATCAAGTCATGTGGCATCAAGTTATCTGATTCTGCTTGTGACAAACGTTCTTTTACAGCGCGCTCAACACGAACCAAGCCAGCGCGGAATTGGTTTTCAGCCAACTCGCCGACTGAACGAACACGACGGTTACCCAAGTGATCGATATCATCGACTTCACCACGGCTGTTACGCAACTCAAGCAAGATACCAATGACCGCAACGATGTCTTCTGTCGACAAGATACCTGGGCCAGTAATACCTTTTTTGCCTGCTTGCTCGTAGAAACGACGTTGCCAATCTGGTGCTTTTTCTTCCAAGCGATCAGGGTAAGCACGGCTGTTAAATTTCATACGACCAACAGCAGAAAGATCGTAGCGATCTTCATTGAAGAACAAGCCTTTGAACAAAGCCTGAACTGCATCTTCAGTTGGTGGCTCACCAGGACGCATCATGCGATAAATCGCCACGCGAGCTTGCCACTCATCCAATGTCTCATCTGTACGCAAGGTTGCAGAGATGAAGCCACCTTGGTCGAGATCATTGATGTAGAGTGTTTTAATTTCTCTTACTTCTGCGCTATCGAGTTTAACCAATAGATCTTCAGTAATTTCATCATTCGCTTTCGCCACCAACTCGCCTGTTTCTGGGCTAATCACGGCAGTCGACAACATGCGGCCATACATGTAATCCAGCGGAACTGGAATACGCGTCATGCCTGCATTGTTGATATCACGAATGGTTTTTGCGGTAATCCGCTTGTCTTTTTGTGCGAGTACTTTGCCATCATCAGCGATGATGTCAAACTTCGCCACTTCACCGCGCAGACGATCAGGAACCAGTTCCCAATAAATGCCATCATCAGTGAGGTAGAAGGTATCTGTATCAAAGAATTGAGCCAGAATCTGTTCAGCCGTATACCCCAATGCTTTAAGCAAGATAGAAACCGGCATTTTACGGCGACGGTCAATACGGAAGAACAACAAATCTTTCGGGTCAAACTCGAAATCGAGCCATGAACCACGGTAAGGGATCACACGTGCTGAGAACAATAATTTGCCTGAGCTGTGTGTTTTACCCTTGTCATGCTCAAAGAACACGCCAGGAGAGCGATGCAACTGAGAAACAATTACACGTTCGGTACCGTTGATAACAAACGAACCACTGCGTGTCATGAGTGGGATTTCACCGAAGTAAACATCCTGCTCTTTCACTTCCTTGACCGTTGGCTTCGATGACTCGCGGTCCATAATGACCAAACGAACACGCGCACGCAACGGAGCGGCAAATGTAATACCGCGCTGCTGACATTCTTTAACATCGAATGCTGGCACGCCCAAGGTGTAATGCACAAATTCTAAGCGTGCATATTCGTTATGGGAAACGATAGGGAAAATTGAATTAAACGCAGCTTGCAAACCAATTTCGCGACGATCTTCAACAGATACGCCAAGTTGCAAGTATTCGGAATAAGAGTCAATCTGAGTCGCCAATAGGAATGGCACCTCGAGGACACTCGCCCGCTTCGCAAAACTCTTGCGAATGCGTTTTTTCTCAGTGAACGAGTATTTCATACTCATAAACTCTCCATGGGTTGGGCGCAATTGACAAACCGCAAACGCCCGAAGATTCGGTTGTGAGCGGTCTCTGGTTTGTCAGCTGCAAGATCAAGCTGCAAACGATGCATAAGGCACTGCAAACTTGTAAGCAAGGACGCAGTACACAAACGCAAAAGGGCAGACGGATTGCTCCGTCTGCCTGCACTACATTACTTCAACAACAATTACTTAACTTCAGCAGTAGCGCCGGCTTCGATCAATTTCTTAGCGATTGCATCTGCATCGGCTTTAGACACGCCTTCTTTAACTGGTTTCGGTGCGCCGTCAACCAAGTCTTTAGCTTCTTTCAAGCCCAAGCCAGTTACTTCACGAACAACTTTAATCACGCCAACTTTCTGTGCGCCAGCGCCAGTCAAGATAACGTCGAATTCAGTTTGTTCTTCAGCAGCAGCAGCAGCGCCAGCGCCAGCTGGGCCAGCAACTGCCATAGCAGCAGCAGAAACGCCAAATTTTTCTTCGAATGCCTTAACGAGGTCATTCAATTCCATAACAGTCAAAGAACCTACTGCTTCAAGGATGTCTTCTTTAGTAACAGCCATTTCTAGTACTCCTGAAAATCTTGTCAGATTAAATCAAATTCAAAATAGGGAAAAAGCTTAGGCAGCGTCAGCTGGTGCTTCTGTAGTCGCTTCTTCAGCGGCAGCAGGAGCAACTTCAGCAACAACTTCACCTTCGGCTTTCTTGGCAGCCAATGCGCCAAGACCACGTGCAAACGCAGAAACTGGAGCTTGCATAACACCCAACAACATCGAGAGCAATTCATCACGGCTCGGGATAGTAGCGAGTTGGGCAACTTCAGCAGCAGTTAATACTTTGCCTTCGTACGAACCAGCGATCACCTTAATTTTCTCGTCTTTCTTCGAGAAAGTTTGGATGACTTTAGCTGCAGCAACTGCGTCTTCAGAAATGCCGTACACCAACGGGCCAGACATTTGGTCGGCCAATGCAGCGAACGGTGTTCCTTCAACAGCACGGCGTGCCAAGGTGTTTTTCAGAACACGCAAGTATACGCCTGACTCACGCGCTTGTTTGCGCAGTTCAGTCATGCTAGCAACCCCGATTCCACGGTATTCAGCGATAACGATGGTTTGAGCATTTGCAACTACTGCTGCAATCTCAGCCACGACCGCTTTTTTGTCGTCAAGATTCAGACTCAAGGTCAACCTCCATTAGTTAAGTTCAGCGCGATGAATCGCGCCACCCAATCAAACGGCGACCAATATTCAGGAGACTTTTATTAACTCGAATGAGTCAATGAGAAGCCTGCATTGGGCACACCGTCTGCGTAGGCTAGCGTTTGGGCGCTGCGATTAAGCCAAAACCAAAGTTTTGGCGCCTACGGTCTTTGACATTTTGCTGGACTGTATCGAAATACAACCCAGCAACCCAAAGTCTTTACGCTAGAACAGTGGCAGTGTCGACGCGAACGCCTACACCCATTGTGCTAGAAACAGCGATCTTTTTGAAGTACACGCCCTTAGAGCTAGCTGGTTTTGCTTTTTGCAAAGCATCAGCCAAAGCTGCTAAGTTTTCTTGCAAGTCAGCAGCAGCAAAGCTAGCACGACCGATAGTAGCGTGTACAACGCCACCCTTGTCAGTACGGTATTGAACTTGACCGGCTTTCGCGTTTTTAACCGCTTCAGCAACGTTCGGAGTTACAGTACCCACTTTCGGGTTAGGCATCAGGCCACGTGGACCCAAGATTTGACCCAATTGACCAACGATACGCATTGCATCTGGAGATGCGATAACGATATCAAAGTCCATTACGCCAGCTTTAATTTGTTCAGCCAAATCTTCAAAACCAACGATGTCAGCACCGGCGGCTTTAGCCAATTCAACGTTTGCACCTTGTGTAAACACAGCAACGCGTACAGTTTTACCAGTACCTTTAGGCAACACAACCGCGCCACGAACAACTTGGTCGGATTTACGTGGATCAACACCAAGATTGAAAGATACATCAACTGATTCGTTGAATTTTGCAGTAGCTGCAGACTGCACCAAGGCAATTGCATCAGCTACTGGGTAGAATTTATTACGATCTACAGTCGCGTTCAGAGCTGCAAGACGCTTAGAAACCTTAGCCATTTACACGCCCTCCACGGTAATACCGATTGAACGTGCAGAACCAGCAAGAATGCGTATTGAAGCATCCATATCGGCGCCAGTCAGGTCGTTTTGCTTAGTTTTAACGATCTCTTCCAGTTGAGCACGAGTCACAACACCAACTTTGTCAGTATGTGGCTTAGCAGAACCTTTAGTGATGCCAGCAGCTTTCTTCAAAAGAATAGTTGCTGGAGGTGATTTCATCACGAAAGTGAATGATTTATCTGCATAAGCAGTAATCACCACTGGAATTGGCAAACCTGGCTCAACGCCTTGGGTTGCAGCATTGAATGCTTTACAAAATTCCATGATATTCAAACCGCGCTGACCCAAAGCCGGACCGATAGGTGGCGATGGATTTGCTTTACCAGCGGGCACTTGCAGCTTTACATAGCCGACAATTTTTTTAGCCACGATACAACTCCTAAAAAATGGGTCAAACGCCAGAATAAATCCAGCTCCCCAAACATCAACGCATTACTGCGTCAGCCTACACAAATCAAACTTTTTCGACTTGTGAAAATTCCAAATCAACCGGTGTAGCACGACCAAAAATCATCACCGATACCTTCAGACGACTCTTCTCGTAATCCACCACTTCAACAGTTGCATTGAAGTCAGCAAATGGGCCATCGGTTACACGCAACGACTCACCCACCTCAAACAATACTTTAGGACGCGGCTTTTCAACACCCTCTTGCACCTGCTGCATCATGCGCTCAACTTCTTTCGCAGGAATTGGCATGGGCTTAGTACCACTACCACCGATAAAACCAGTCACTTTTGGTGTACTTTTCACCAAGTGCCAGCTATCGTCAGTCATATCCATTTCAACGAAAACATAGCCAGGATAGAACTTTCGCTCTGTTAGCGTTTTCTTTCCGTTTTTGATTTCCATTACTTCTTCGACTGGAACCAGAATCTGGCCAAACAAATGCGCCATTTCCAATCGACCAATTTTTTCAATCAATGCCTTCTGAACACTTTTTTCAAAGCCAGAATACGCATGAACCACATACCAGCGCATACCCATCGTGAATTCTCCGTTTATTTACCGCGACCGAGCACGATATCGTAAAACAACCAAGCGAGACCTGAGTCAACCGCCCACATAAACAGAGCCAAAACACTAACAAACAAGAAAACCACAGCAGTCACCTGCCATGTTTCTTTTTTACTAGGCCAAACAACCTTTTGCGCTTCTTTAATTGAATCACGAGCGTAGTCAACAAAAGTGCCGCCCAACGTGGTAAACCACATCACAACACCCGCTGCAACCAAACCCACAGCAACAGAAACAGAACCTAAAAAGGACTGGCCCGCCGGAACCATATAAAAACCAGCCACACCCAATGCCACTAATGAAAGGGCTGCTACTATCTTCAGTCGTTCTATGCTTTGCATTGCTTTATCTGCGACCCATAAAACAGAGCCGCTCCTTCTCAGGAACGGCTCCGTTGATATATTGTGGCAGGCGAGGGGGGTCTCGAACCCACAACCCCCGGTTTTGGAGACCGGTACTCTACCAATTGAGCTACTCGCCTACGGAGAGGGCATAACTATAACAACGTTAAACCCTTTTTGCAACCTTTTTATACTAAAACTGTTGCTACAACACCAGCACCAACTGTACGACCACCTTCGCGAATCGCGAAACGCAAACCTTGCTCCATTGCTACTGGGCAGATCAAAGTTACGGTGATAGATACGTTGTCACCAGGCATTACCATTTCTGTACCTTCTGGCAAATCAATTGCGCCAGTTACGTCAGTAGTACGGAAGTAGAACTGTGGACGGTAGTTGCTAAAGAATGGTGTATGACGACCACCTTCATCTTTAGACAAAACATAGATCTCAGCAGTAAATTTAGTGTGTGGCGTGATTGAACCCGGTTTAGCCAAAACTTGACCACGTTGAACGTCCTCACGTTTTGTACCACGCAACAACGCACCAATGTTGTCACCTGCCTGACCTTGGTCAAGCAATTTACGGAACATCTCAACACCAGTACAAGTCGTCTTAACTGTTGGCACGATACCAACGATTTCGATCTCTTCACCAACTTTAACAATACCGCGCTCTACACGACCAGTCACAACAGTACCGCGACCAGAGATAGAGAACACATCTTCAACTGGCATCAAGAATGTACCGTCGATTGCGCGCTCTGGCTCAGGAATGTAAGTATCCAAAGCATCCGCCAAGCGGAAGATTGCTGGCTCGCCGTATTCTGATTGATCACCCTCAAGCGCCAAACGCGCAGAACCAGTAATAACAGGAGTGTCATCACCAGGGAAATCGTATTTAGACAACAAATCACGAATTTCCATTTCCACCAATTCAAGCAACTCAGCATCATCAACCAAGTCAGCTTTGTTCATGAATACGATGATGTATGGAACACCAACTTGACGAGACAATAAGATGTGCTCGCGAGTTTGTGGCATAGGACCATCAGCTGCAGAAACAACCAATACCGCACCATCCATCTGCGCCGCAC contains these protein-coding regions:
- the rpoB gene encoding DNA-directed RNA polymerase subunit beta; amino-acid sequence: MKYSFTEKKRIRKSFAKRASVLEVPFLLATQIDSYSEYLQLGVSVEDRREIGLQAAFNSIFPIVSHNEYARLEFVHYTLGVPAFDVKECQQRGITFAAPLRARVRLVIMDRESSKPTVKEVKEQDVYFGEIPLMTRSGSFVINGTERVIVSQLHRSPGVFFEHDKGKTHSSGKLLFSARVIPYRGSWLDFEFDPKDLLFFRIDRRRKMPVSILLKALGYTAEQILAQFFDTDTFYLTDDGIYWELVPDRLRGEVAKFDIIADDGKVLAQKDKRITAKTIRDINNAGMTRIPVPLDYMYGRMLSTAVISPETGELVAKANDEITEDLLVKLDSAEVREIKTLYINDLDQGGFISATLRTDETLDEWQARVAIYRMMRPGEPPTEDAVQALFKGLFFNEDRYDLSAVGRMKFNSRAYPDRLEEKAPDWQRRFYEQAGKKGITGPGILSTEDIVAVIGILLELRNSRGEVDDIDHLGNRRVRSVGELAENQFRAGLVRVERAVKERLSQAESDNLMPHDLINAKPVSAAVKEFFGSSQLSQFMDQTNPLSEITHKRRVSALGPGGLTRERAGFEVRDVHPTHYGRVCPIETPEGPNIGLINSLSCYARTNEYGFLETPYRKVINGQATLEIEYLSAIQEGKYVIAQANAGLDDDSKLTDELVTCREAGETIVATPDRVQYMDVAPSQIVSVAASLIPFLEHDDANRALMGANMQRQAVPCLRAEAPMVGTGIERTCATDSGTAVTALRGGVVDFVDATRIVVRVNDSETVAGETGVDIYNLVKFTRSNQNTNTNQRPIVVKGDRIEKGDVVADGASTDLGELALGQNMTIAFMPWNGYNFEDSILISEKVIADDRYTSIHIEELNVMARDTKLGPEEITRDISNLSERMLGRLDEAGVVYIGAEVEAGDVLVGKVTPKGETQLTPEEKLLRAIFGEKASDVKDTSLRVPSGMVGTVIDVQVFTREGIERDKRAQAIIDEQLRRYRQDLNDQLRIVNDDLFERIERMIVGKVANGGPKRLAKGTEITSEYLADQVSKHDWFDIRLADEEGARQLEAMKDLIAQMKQEFELRFEDKKRKLTQGDELPPGVIKMVKVYVAVKRRLQPGDKMAGRHGNKGVVSKILPVEDLPHMADGTTVDIVLNPLGVPSRMNIGQILEVHLGWAAKGIGQRIDAMLREQRNVAEVRETLNKIYKSKGKAEDISELSDAEIMNLAQGLRTGMTFASPVFDGADESEIQEMLQLAYPDEDPRTQQLDFNSSKTQMQLFDGRTGEPFERKVTVGVMHYLKLHHLVDDKMHARSTGPYSLVTQQPLGGKAQFGGQRFGEMEVWALEAYGAAYTLQEMLTVKSDDVNGRTKVYENIVKGDHRIDAGMPESFNVLVKEIRSLGIDIDLETY
- the rplL gene encoding 50S ribosomal protein L7/L12, whose protein sequence is MAVTKEDILEAVGSLTVMELNDLVKAFEEKFGVSAAAMAVAGPAGAGAAAAAEEQTEFDVILTGAGAQKVGVIKVVREVTGLGLKEAKDLVDGAPKPVKEGVSKADADAIAKKLIEAGATAEVK
- the rplJ gene encoding 50S ribosomal protein L10, whose protein sequence is MSLNLDDKKAVVAEIAAVVANAQTIVIAEYRGIGVASMTELRKQARESGVYLRVLKNTLARRAVEGTPFAALADQMSGPLVYGISEDAVAAAKVIQTFSKKDEKIKVIAGSYEGKVLTAAEVAQLATIPSRDELLSMLLGVMQAPVSAFARGLGALAAKKAEGEVVAEVAPAAAEEATTEAPADAA
- the rplA gene encoding 50S ribosomal protein L1, encoding MAKVSKRLAALNATVDRNKFYPVADAIALVQSAATAKFNESVDVSFNLGVDPRKSDQVVRGAVVLPKGTGKTVRVAVFTQGANVELAKAAGADIVGFEDLAEQIKAGVMDFDIVIASPDAMRIVGQLGQILGPRGLMPNPKVGTVTPNVAEAVKNAKAGQVQYRTDKGGVVHATIGRASFAAADLQENLAALADALQKAKPASSKGVYFKKIAVSSTMGVGVRVDTATVLA
- the rplK gene encoding 50S ribosomal protein L11, whose product is MAKKIVGYVKLQVPAGKANPSPPIGPALGQRGLNIMEFCKAFNAATQGVEPGLPIPVVITAYADKSFTFVMKSPPATILLKKAAGITKGSAKPHTDKVGVVTRAQLEEIVKTKQNDLTGADMDASIRILAGSARSIGITVEGV
- the nusG gene encoding transcription termination/antitermination protein NusG; this translates as MGMRWYVVHAYSGFEKSVQKALIEKIGRLEMAHLFGQILVPVEEVMEIKNGKKTLTERKFYPGYVFVEMDMTDDSWHLVKSTPKVTGFIGGSGTKPMPIPAKEVERMMQQVQEGVEKPRPKVLFEVGESLRVTDGPFADFNATVEVVDYEKSRLKVSVMIFGRATPVDLEFSQVEKV
- the secE gene encoding preprotein translocase subunit SecE, yielding MQSIERLKIVAALSLVALGVAGFYMVPAGQSFLGSVSVAVGLVAAGVVMWFTTLGGTFVDYARDSIKEAQKVVWPSKKETWQVTAVVFLFVSVLALFMWAVDSGLAWLFYDIVLGRGK
- the tuf gene encoding elongation factor Tu, which translates into the protein MAKEKFTRTKPHVNVGTIGHVDHGKTTLTAAITTILSKKFGGIAKDYASIDSAPEEKARGITINTAHVEYETEARHYAHVDCPGHADYVKNMITGAAQMDGAVLVVSAADGPMPQTREHILLSRQVGVPYIIVFMNKADLVDDAELLELVEMEIRDLLSKYDFPGDDTPVITGSARLALEGDQSEYGEPAIFRLADALDTYIPEPERAIDGTFLMPVEDVFSISGRGTVVTGRVERGIVKVGEEIEIVGIVPTVKTTCTGVEMFRKLLDQGQAGDNIGALLRGTKREDVQRGQVLAKPGSITPHTKFTAEIYVLSKDEGGRHTPFFSNYRPQFYFRTTDVTGAIDLPEGTEMVMPGDNVSITVTLICPVAMEQGLRFAIREGGRTVGAGVVATVLV